ATGTGTGAGGCGATCGGTCATCCGGTGTTGACATTGGAACGAATCCGTTTAGGATTTCTTACATTAGATGGACTGAAGCCTGGCGAATTTCGCAAGCTCACGCATGAGGAAGTGGAGAGCTTGAAGCGGGGCTTGGTTCAAAAGAAAAGGAGCCCGCGCGCGAAACATTGATTCGTTCAAAATCTGTTCATAAGTTGTGCGCTGTCGGAAAAACTAGGAACGCTATAATAGAATGGGAAAAGGATGCAATTTATTAGCAGTAGATGGGAGTAAGGCCTCATGAACAAAAGCAATCGTACATATGTCAGGATCGCGGTATTGGGTGTTTTGCTTGTGGCGCTGGTCTTTGCACTCTATTCCAGCTTTGTGAAGGACCCCGGTGCTGTGAAAGTAGGTAGCGATGCTCCGAATTTTAGTTTGGAACAATTGAATGGACCAGAGCTGGCTCTGGAAAGTTTGAAAGGAAAAGGCGTTATCCTCAATTTCTGGGGCACATGGTGTGAACCCTGTAAGGAAGAAATGCCGGCATTGCAAAAGCAATATACGAAGTTTAAAGATAAGGGATTGGTTGTAATTGGCGTCAATATCGGAGAATCGCCAGTTGCCGTAGAACCATTCGTAAAGCAGTTCGAGATTGACTTCCCTATTTTGCTCGATCGCCAATCGGAAATTACAAAGCTGTATCGAATTGGTCCGATTCCGACGACCTTTTTCATCGACCCAGATGGAGAAGTGCGGGAAGTATTTATCGGGCAATTGGATGAAGCCATGATTGAGTCAAAAGTAACAAAAATCTTGCCGTAAGTGAGGAGCAATGATGGATCAGCGAAAATGCGAATGCGGTCATACCAACCCGGTTGGGACGCTGCTCTGTGAGTCTTGCGGGAAGCCTTTGAACGTGGAAGTCCACGAGCAGACATCGTTTCCTGACATGCGTTATGAAGGAATGGCAAGACGTTCTCAAACGAATAACACGAAGGTAATCGACCGAGTCTGGAACTTTTTTTCTTCGGTCAAAATTGCAATCGGTATCATTATTGTCATTTTGGTGGCGTCCGCAGTCGGAACCATCTTTCCGCAGCAAATGTACATACCAGTACCCGTACCGACAGAAGCAGATGTTGCCCGCTTTTATACGGAAACATATGGTACGCTTGGAACGATTTTTTACGGCCTTGGATTTCACAATATGTACTCGTCCTGGTGGTTTGTGACGCTTCTGGTTATGCTCGGTACATCTTTGGTTATCTGTAGTCTGGACCGCGTAGTACCGCTGTATAAAGCGTTAAAGAAGCCGAGATTGAACCAGCACAAGTCCTTCTTGAAAGGGCAAAAGCTGTTTGCAGAGGGTGAGCTTGCTCCAGACGCCAATCAGGAAGCAATACTGGACGCCTCCGCTCTGGCATTAAAAGAAAAAGGATACCGCATTTTCCGCACGGAGCGAGCGATTATGGCTGAAAAAGGCCGTTTTAGCCGTTGGGGTCCTTACATTAATCACATTGGATTGATTTTGTTTTTGGTCGGTACCTTAATGCGAAGCCTGCCTGGCTTTTACTTGGACGAGTATGTCTGGGTGCGTGAGGGACAAACAATGGCGATTCCGAATACCCCTTACTACATAAAAAACGAGAACTACACGACAGAGTATTGGTCGGAAGAAGAAATGCCGGAGCAACTGGAGCTTAAGGGTGGAGCCATCGTGAAGAGCTACCAGACAGATGCCATTTTGTATGAAAATAAAAGCGCTGACGTTCCAGGGAAAAAGCCGGATTTGGTAGAAGTACAGAAGGGGCCGATCGTCGTGAATCATCCGATGGAGCAGGACAGCCTCTACATTTATCAGAGCGGCGTGCAAGAGATGCAGCTTGGAGCGCTCAATTTTACAGTGGTCGATTTGAAAAACAATAAAAAAGAAATCGGCCTTATCAAAATTGATCTGTACAATCCACAGCCCGAGCAAACCATTGCGGATGGGTTCACGGTACGGATTTTGGATTACTTCCCCGATTTTATAATGGGAAAAGACGGGAAGCCTGCGACGAAAACCAATTTACCTAAAAATCCGATGGTCGCATTAGAACTCATTGGAGACAATGGCAAGTACAACGAAAAATTGGTATATCTTGAAGGAACCATTCTTACACAGAAAAATGATCCTCGTTACGGCCTCGACATCAAAATGCCTGATTTAATCGATATTGCAGGGCTGAATGTACGGGTGGACAAAGCATTGCCACTGATTTATTTCGGTTCATTCATTTTCCTTGCGGGCGTTGCAATCGGTGTGTTCTGGCAGCATCGCCGGGTTTGGGTACAGACGCAAGAGGGAAGTATCTTGGTAGCGGCCCATACGAATAAAAACTGGTTCGGTCTTCGCAGGGAAGTAGACGGGCTGGTTAAACAAGCGGAGCTCCCTGTCACGATAGAAGATAAAACGAAGGCCAAGGCCTAAAGCTTCAAAGGGGGTACTAACAACGTGCAGCTCATTCAACTGAGTGACTGGTTATTGGATATCGCGTTTCTGCTCTACGTGATCTCGTCTATCGTCTTCGCTGTAGCCGTGACGGGTAAAAACTGGGCAGGGCGTGATCCCAAGCAACATGAAAATCGCTATGGACGGATTGCGTATTGGTTAGCCGTTGTCGGTTTTGTGGCGCAAACAGGGTATGTGGTTGCTCGCTGGATTGCCGGCGGCCATAGCCCGACGAGTAACATGTTTGAGTTTATGGCATTCTTGGATTACTGTATTATTCTGGCCTACTTAATTATTTACCGGATTTACAAGCTGACCTCGATTGGGGCGTTCGTTCTTCCGCTTGGGGTAATCATGCTCGCGTACTCGTACGTGTTCCCGAAGGAAATCACCCCACTGATTCCGTCTTTGCAGAGCTACTGGCTGCACATTCACGTGACAACTGCAGCCCTGGGTGAAGGGATTTTGGCGGTTGGTTTTGCAGCGGGTCTCATGTATTTGATCCGTACCGTTCCGCAGCATATTTCCACGAAAAGTACGAAATGGTTGGAGATTGTGCTGGCTGTGGTCCTGATGCTCGTTGGATTCATTTTAATGGATTCTACCTTTGCTCGTATGGATCAAAAGACGGTATTCGAGATGAAGAAAGAAGAAATGAATGCAGCGGGACAAAAGGTAAAACCGAAAGTGGAGTACATCCTGCCTGCAATTGTTGCACCGGCTGATTCAACCATCATCAAGGAAGGGCCAATGTCACCACTCTTTGAGGCACCTACCTGGATGGAAGGAAAAGACGCTGCACGGAAATTGAATACGATGCTGTGGTCAATCCTTACAGGGGTAATTCTGTATGGCGGATTGCGTTTGATTTTCCGAAAACGATTAGGGGCTGCTATCAAGCCTTCGGTTGAAAGCGTCGATCCTGAGCTTCTGGATGAGATCAGTTATCGAGCAATCAGTATCGGATATCCAGTGTTTACTCTCGGAGCCCTTATCTTTGCGATGATTTGGGCAGAAGAGGCGTGGGGACGATTCTGGGGGTGGGACCCGAAGGAAGTATGGGCATTAGTTGTCTGGCTTTTCTACAGTGCCTACTTGCACTTGCGTCTATCGAGAGGCTGGATCGGTGCAAAATCAGCATGGATGTCCGTCATCGGGTTTGTCATTATTTTGATTACACTGGTCGTGGTCAATTTGGTCATTGCTGGTTTGCACTCTTACGCTGGGGTGTAGAATTTCCTCAAAAAGCTGGTTATACCACCAGCTTTTTGGACTATCTTCTAACGGTTTTACGATATTATGAGAGCAAGAGGTGTTCCAGATGGAAAAAATGGCACGTATACTCGTGGTGGATGATGAAGAACGCATTCGCAGACTACTGAAAATGTACTTGGAAAGAGAAAACTTCCTGATTGATGAAGCAGATAACGGAGAGCAAGCAGTCGAAATGGCTGTGGGAAGTGACTATGATATCATTTTGCTCGACTTGATGCTGCCAGGAATGGACGGGATCGAGGTATGCCAGCGTGTTCGTGAATTCAAGGCAACCCCTATTATTATGCTGACGGCAAAAGGGGAAGAAACGAACCGCGTTCACGGGTTTGAGGCAGGGGTAGACGATTATGTTGTGAAACCGTTCAGCCCGCGTGAAGTCATGTACCGGGTAAAAGCGATTCTTCGCCGTTCTTCCGCGACAGCTTATTTGAAGACAGAGACATTCAACAGTCATTCCGTCCTTGTTTTCCCGGAACTGACCATTGACCACGATGCACACAAGGTCATTGCAAGTGGCCAAGAGGTGAGCCTGACTCCAAAAGAGTATGAGCTTTTGCACTACTTGGCATTGTCGCCGGATAAAGTCTTCACGCGTGAAGAGCTCCTGAAAGATGTGTGGCACTACGAGTTCTTTGGCGATTTGCGTACGGTGGATACGCATATCAAGCGTCTCCGCGAAAAATTGAACCGTGTTTCTCCACAAGCAGCCAATATGATCGCCACGGTTTGGGGCGTCGGATACAAGCTAGAGGTGCCAAAGTAAAGTGGACGTTATTTTTCGCAGTGTAGTCGGAAAGCTATGGATGACCATTATTGCCTTATTTGCTCTTGTCTTGACGATCTTCAGTTTGTTGCTCGTTCAATCCTTTGACAGCTTTTATAGCAATCGGCAGTCCAAGAATTTGCACGATTTGGCAGACGGGATCGCAGTCGGTTTGGCGCAGAGTCCAGATATGACTGCCGCTATGGAGATGGCCTCCAGGTTTGGTTTGGTCCATCATACGGGCATGGTCATTCTCGATGAAAAAGGCAAGCAAGTCGGTATGAGCGAGGGGGCTGGGCTCCCTCGTATTCCGGTTGAGCGATTGCTCCAAAATCCTGCATTGCGTTTGTCTGATGCGCTGGCGGGCAAGCATCCTGCACCCAAAACGATCTATATTGATGTGAATAATTCGGCCGATCATACAAATAACAAGCATGAACTTCTCGCCGTCGCTGTTCCTTTAGAAATGGCAGCAGGGAAAACGGGTGCAGTGGTCATGTATCAGGCGATTGAAGATTTTGATGATACGGTTAGGGAAGTCAGATTTTTAATTTTTGTGGTTGGCGTCATCGGATTTGTTTCTACCACTGTATTCGCCTTTTTCCTTTCATCGCGTATTGCGACTCCATTACGTCAGATGAAAGAAACGGCGCATCGCATTGCGGAAGGGGACTTTCATGCTGAAATCCCGATCAGGACCCAAGACGAGACTGGTGAACTGGCGGCTTCGTTTAACACGATGGCAAGCAAGCTCAATCAGTTAGTCGATGCACTGTCCAAAGAGAAGGAGCAGCTGGCGAGCGTTCTTAGAAGCATGGTAGATGGTGTTGTGATGATAGATGCGAACGGTAAGCTGGCTGTAACGAATCCGCCAGCGGAACGTTTTTTGCGAGATTGGGATTTCGAGCATTCGGATGAGCCTGTTCCGCTGTTCCCGTTCTATCAGCAGGTTTTGCAAACCGGACAGGAAGTGACAGAAGATATCCCTGTTCAAGGACGCATATGGTCGGTTGTCATGGTACCTTTGAATGATCGGGATCAAATCCGAGGTGCTGTCGCAGTTCTTCGAGACATCACGCAGGAGCGTAAGCTGGATAAGATGCGCAATGATTTCGTGGCGAACGTATCCCATGAGCTGCGAACACCTCTATCCATGTTGCAAGGGTACAGTGAAGCGATTGTGGATGATATTGTGGCAACACCGGAAGAGCATAAAGAATTGGCCCAGATCATCTATGACGAGTCAGCGCGTATGACCAAGCTGGTGAATGAATTGCTCAGTTTGGCACGGATGGAAGCGGGGCATGTTGAGTTGTTCCAGGAGACGATGGAACTGCGTCCGTATTTGGAGCGCATTCAACGTAAATTCACCAATTTGGCGAGAGAACGCGAAATCCATCTCTTCCTTGAAATATCGACGACGCATACCCATGTATTCATTGATCCCGATCGCATGGAGCAAGTGCTAACGAACTTGATCGATAATGCGCTGCGACATACACCAAGTGGAGGAAGCGTCACCATTCGGGCTCGCGGGGATAAAACATTGCTGGTTGAGATAAGCGATACAGGCAGTGGCATCCCACAAGAAGATTTGCCGTTTGTTTTTGAACGATTTTATAAAGCTGACAAGGCTCGCACACGTGGACGACTAGGCGGAACTGGTCTTGGACTAGCCATCGCGAAAAACCTTGTCGAGGCACACGGGGGCACTATCAGTGTGCAAAGTAAGCTGGGTGAGGGAACGACATTTACAATCGCCTTGATGCTGCATAAAAACAAGTAGGAGTGTAGAGAGAAAATGATCAAAACGATCTTATTTGATGTTGATGGGGTTATGTTGAGTGAAGAGCGTTACTTTGATGCTTCTGCATTGACTGTATGGGAATTTTTGTACAGCCCTCAGTATGTAGGGCTTGCAGGCGAGGAATTCACACCTTCTCCGGAAGAAGCACAAATCAGACGAGTGCGCGAGCAAGTTTTCGCTCATGATGAAGTGCTGAACTTCATCAAGTCACGTGGAATCAACTCCAACTGGGACATGGTTTTCCTCGCGTTTTCCTATCAGTTGATTCGTTTGATTGAAGCGGTTAAAACGCAAGTTCCAGAAGCAACGAGCCTTCTTGTCGAACAAATTGATCGACCGCAATTGGCAAAAGTGAAAGAGTGGGCTGCCACTTATGCTCCTGATTTCCAAGTAGACTACGCAGCGTTCACCGCTGATTTTGCCAAAGGTTCTGCACAAAAAGCAGAAATGCTGCTCTACCTGAATCAAATTGCAAAAGAGCGTTGCGGTATTGCAACAGAAATGTTCTCACGCAATAGTGATCTATGGCAGTTGATTCAAAAGACGTTTCAAGAATGGTATCTCGGTGATGAGCGTGTGGCAGCATCGATTGGGCGTGAAACCATGCAGCCAGGTAAGAAAGGATTCTTGTCAGACGAAATTCCCATTGTACCACCTGCTGAAATGGTCGAGTTGTTCCGTACGTTGAAAGAAAAAGGCTACACACTGGGGATTGGAACAGGGCGCCCTACCATCGAAACGCATGTTCCTCTCAGTGAAATGAACATACT
This genomic stretch from Brevibacillus brevis harbors:
- the resA gene encoding thiol-disulfide oxidoreductase ResA, encoding MNKSNRTYVRIAVLGVLLVALVFALYSSFVKDPGAVKVGSDAPNFSLEQLNGPELALESLKGKGVILNFWGTWCEPCKEEMPALQKQYTKFKDKGLVVIGVNIGESPVAVEPFVKQFEIDFPILLDRQSEITKLYRIGPIPTTFFIDPDGEVREVFIGQLDEAMIESKVTKILP
- the resB gene encoding cytochrome c biogenesis protein ResB, which encodes MDQRKCECGHTNPVGTLLCESCGKPLNVEVHEQTSFPDMRYEGMARRSQTNNTKVIDRVWNFFSSVKIAIGIIIVILVASAVGTIFPQQMYIPVPVPTEADVARFYTETYGTLGTIFYGLGFHNMYSSWWFVTLLVMLGTSLVICSLDRVVPLYKALKKPRLNQHKSFLKGQKLFAEGELAPDANQEAILDASALALKEKGYRIFRTERAIMAEKGRFSRWGPYINHIGLILFLVGTLMRSLPGFYLDEYVWVREGQTMAIPNTPYYIKNENYTTEYWSEEEMPEQLELKGGAIVKSYQTDAILYENKSADVPGKKPDLVEVQKGPIVVNHPMEQDSLYIYQSGVQEMQLGALNFTVVDLKNNKKEIGLIKIDLYNPQPEQTIADGFTVRILDYFPDFIMGKDGKPATKTNLPKNPMVALELIGDNGKYNEKLVYLEGTILTQKNDPRYGLDIKMPDLIDIAGLNVRVDKALPLIYFGSFIFLAGVAIGVFWQHRRVWVQTQEGSILVAAHTNKNWFGLRREVDGLVKQAELPVTIEDKTKAKA
- the ccsB gene encoding c-type cytochrome biogenesis protein CcsB yields the protein MQLIQLSDWLLDIAFLLYVISSIVFAVAVTGKNWAGRDPKQHENRYGRIAYWLAVVGFVAQTGYVVARWIAGGHSPTSNMFEFMAFLDYCIILAYLIIYRIYKLTSIGAFVLPLGVIMLAYSYVFPKEITPLIPSLQSYWLHIHVTTAALGEGILAVGFAAGLMYLIRTVPQHISTKSTKWLEIVLAVVLMLVGFILMDSTFARMDQKTVFEMKKEEMNAAGQKVKPKVEYILPAIVAPADSTIIKEGPMSPLFEAPTWMEGKDAARKLNTMLWSILTGVILYGGLRLIFRKRLGAAIKPSVESVDPELLDEISYRAISIGYPVFTLGALIFAMIWAEEAWGRFWGWDPKEVWALVVWLFYSAYLHLRLSRGWIGAKSAWMSVIGFVIILITLVVVNLVIAGLHSYAGV
- a CDS encoding response regulator transcription factor, whose protein sequence is MEKMARILVVDDEERIRRLLKMYLERENFLIDEADNGEQAVEMAVGSDYDIILLDLMLPGMDGIEVCQRVREFKATPIIMLTAKGEETNRVHGFEAGVDDYVVKPFSPREVMYRVKAILRRSSATAYLKTETFNSHSVLVFPELTIDHDAHKVIASGQEVSLTPKEYELLHYLALSPDKVFTREELLKDVWHYEFFGDLRTVDTHIKRLREKLNRVSPQAANMIATVWGVGYKLEVPK
- a CDS encoding ATP-binding protein yields the protein MDVIFRSVVGKLWMTIIALFALVLTIFSLLLVQSFDSFYSNRQSKNLHDLADGIAVGLAQSPDMTAAMEMASRFGLVHHTGMVILDEKGKQVGMSEGAGLPRIPVERLLQNPALRLSDALAGKHPAPKTIYIDVNNSADHTNNKHELLAVAVPLEMAAGKTGAVVMYQAIEDFDDTVREVRFLIFVVGVIGFVSTTVFAFFLSSRIATPLRQMKETAHRIAEGDFHAEIPIRTQDETGELAASFNTMASKLNQLVDALSKEKEQLASVLRSMVDGVVMIDANGKLAVTNPPAERFLRDWDFEHSDEPVPLFPFYQQVLQTGQEVTEDIPVQGRIWSVVMVPLNDRDQIRGAVAVLRDITQERKLDKMRNDFVANVSHELRTPLSMLQGYSEAIVDDIVATPEEHKELAQIIYDESARMTKLVNELLSLARMEAGHVELFQETMELRPYLERIQRKFTNLAREREIHLFLEISTTHTHVFIDPDRMEQVLTNLIDNALRHTPSGGSVTIRARGDKTLLVEISDTGSGIPQEDLPFVFERFYKADKARTRGRLGGTGLGLAIAKNLVEAHGGTISVQSKLGEGTTFTIALMLHKNK
- a CDS encoding HAD family hydrolase codes for the protein MIKTILFDVDGVMLSEERYFDASALTVWEFLYSPQYVGLAGEEFTPSPEEAQIRRVREQVFAHDEVLNFIKSRGINSNWDMVFLAFSYQLIRLIEAVKTQVPEATSLLVEQIDRPQLAKVKEWAATYAPDFQVDYAAFTADFAKGSAQKAEMLLYLNQIAKERCGIATEMFSRNSDLWQLIQKTFQEWYLGDERVAASIGRETMQPGKKGFLSDEIPIVPPAEMVELFRTLKEKGYTLGIGTGRPTIETHVPLSEMNILEWFDPNRVVTASHVLDAEEAFPSFAPMSKPHPYSYVKGLLGLDTPISDAVHFALPIENGDEVLIVGDSLADFLAARSIGCKFAATLTGLSGQDARSKFEEEKADFILDDVRDILSIL